In Fervidobacterium nodosum Rt17-B1, one genomic interval encodes:
- a CDS encoding IS110 family transposase → MEQKYVNPKVSRISQDTLIVGIDVAKRNHWVRMTDYRGIDLISPFKINNTIDGIKMLEEKIRIIKQKEGLNNVILGMEPSGHYWKVLAWQMKSNEQVNYLVGVNPYHVKKSKEFDDNSPSKNDKKDAGLIAKLIKDGRYFDMHLSNDVYSELKVLTTTREQLVSKRKNSKNIVIAIIDEYFPEYKKIYKNIFSEGSMKLLKTYPFPEEILRVGVEEIESVLKESTKGKDWKSRARKIYEAARESVGVRAGQKSAKMKLRMLLEEIELLTRQIQELEEEMKKMIEETEEGEYIESVPGIGTVMTATILGETGGLSRFKSWKQIRKLAGLNLYEESSGEHKGKTRITKRGRPLLRKIIYLMAKTVIRHNREIMEKYLKLRKREKNPLKETQALIAIGLKMIRIIFKLVKSKTRYEPERVYV, encoded by the coding sequence ATGGAACAAAAGTATGTTAATCCAAAAGTTTCAAGAATTTCTCAAGACACTCTAATTGTCGGTATTGATGTTGCTAAAAGAAATCATTGGGTTAGGATGACTGATTATCGTGGAATTGATTTGATTAGCCCTTTCAAGATTAATAATACCATAGATGGTATTAAAATGTTAGAGGAAAAAATAAGAATTATTAAGCAAAAGGAAGGGTTAAACAACGTAATCTTAGGCATGGAACCATCAGGGCATTATTGGAAGGTTTTAGCTTGGCAAATGAAATCTAACGAGCAAGTAAATTATCTTGTTGGAGTAAATCCATATCATGTGAAGAAAAGCAAAGAATTTGATGATAACTCACCTAGTAAAAATGACAAGAAAGATGCAGGATTAATAGCCAAATTAATCAAAGATGGAAGATATTTCGATATGCATTTATCAAATGATGTGTATAGTGAGTTAAAAGTATTAACCACGACAAGGGAACAATTAGTAAGTAAGAGAAAAAATTCAAAAAATATTGTAATAGCTATAATAGACGAATACTTTCCTGAGTATAAGAAGATATACAAAAACATATTTTCGGAAGGTTCGATGAAATTATTAAAGACCTATCCATTTCCAGAAGAGATATTAAGAGTTGGAGTAGAAGAAATAGAAAGTGTATTGAAAGAATCGACAAAGGGGAAAGACTGGAAAAGTAGGGCGCGGAAGATATACGAAGCAGCGAGAGAATCGGTAGGAGTAAGAGCAGGGCAAAAAAGTGCGAAAATGAAATTAAGGATGCTATTGGAAGAAATAGAGCTATTAACAAGACAAATTCAAGAGCTAGAAGAAGAGATGAAAAAAATGATAGAAGAAACAGAAGAAGGGGAATATATAGAAAGTGTGCCAGGGATAGGAACGGTAATGACAGCCACGATATTAGGAGAGACAGGAGGGTTAAGCAGGTTTAAAAGCTGGAAACAAATAAGGAAATTAGCTGGATTGAACCTGTACGAAGAAAGTTCTGGAGAACACAAAGGAAAAACGCGGATAACAAAAAGAGGGCGGCCGTTACTGAGGAAAATAATATACTTGATGGCAAAAACGGTGATAAGACATAACCGTGAAATAATGGAAAAATATTTAAAACTGAGGAAAAGAGAAAAAAATCCATTAAAAGAGACACAAGCATTGATAGCAATAGGATTGAAAATGATAAGGATAATATTCAAGTTAGTGAAAAGCAAGACAAGATATGAACCGGAGAGAGTATATGTATAG